Proteins from a genomic interval of Nostoc sp. TCL240-02:
- a CDS encoding helix-turn-helix transcriptional regulator: protein MDQAKRERLESKGWKIGTVSDFLELTPEETTFVEIKLALSQNLKERRQKLMTQSELAAKISSSQPRIAKAENVDASVSIELLIRAMLATGATPQDIGKVMADVK from the coding sequence ATGGATCAAGCGAAGAGAGAACGTTTGGAATCTAAAGGCTGGAAAATTGGCACAGTTTCAGATTTTTTGGAGTTAACGCCCGAAGAAACTACGTTTGTTGAAATTAAGCTAGCCCTCAGCCAAAACTTGAAGGAGCGTCGGCAAAAACTGATGACTCAAAGTGAACTCGCTGCTAAGATTAGTTCCAGCCAACCTCGGATTGCTAAAGCTGAAAATGTCGATGCTTCAGTATCAATTGAATTGTTGATTAGGGCAATGTTAGCAACAGGTGCAACTCCTCAAGATATTGGCAAAGTCATGGCTGATGTGAAATAA
- a CDS encoding OST-HTH/LOTUS domain-containing protein has product MVEESDNLIEKQKKYFMLIGVSVYEGQVIEYKLKKLSKFIHPNIDDALPEITKEDFLAREKILEKRTLGFIFNYFKQNKFLLNNDDAEFLVNRFVNYRNTIIHHLVKLPGFNVNTEEGIDRGIQFLEEYRKAIKDINDVFDPTFIYAHILLYENVDNIDDINKYQNSLNNLYSLLNESLTRAGGSLEIEIHNNLDERFDYQTKSNFNKNNSSTFNPQAEKKKLWQNTKIVRALSRIRAEIANQDGWISLSICEQRLKTEYPEIKPNDYGFKNILEIIKISNLFELKKTKSKKHNKYKIYFRFYQETNEIS; this is encoded by the coding sequence ATGGTTGAAGAATCAGATAATCTGATAGAAAAGCAGAAAAAATACTTTATGTTAATTGGAGTAAGTGTTTATGAAGGTCAAGTAATTGAATATAAGCTGAAAAAGCTTAGTAAATTTATTCATCCTAATATTGACGATGCATTGCCTGAAATTACCAAAGAAGATTTTTTGGCGAGAGAGAAGATTTTAGAGAAAAGAACACTAGGGTTTATTTTCAACTATTTCAAGCAAAATAAATTTTTATTAAATAATGATGATGCAGAATTTTTAGTTAATAGGTTTGTAAATTATAGAAATACTATTATTCATCACCTTGTAAAATTACCAGGCTTTAATGTGAATACAGAAGAAGGTATAGATCGAGGAATACAGTTTTTAGAGGAATATAGAAAAGCAATAAAAGATATAAATGATGTTTTTGATCCAACTTTTATTTATGCACATATATTATTATATGAAAACGTCGATAATATAGATGACATTAATAAGTATCAAAATAGTTTAAATAATTTGTATTCACTCTTGAATGAATCCTTAACAAGAGCGGGTGGCTCTCTTGAAATAGAGATTCACAATAATCTTGATGAACGTTTTGATTACCAGACAAAAAGTAATTTTAATAAAAACAATTCTTCTACATTTAACCCGCAAGCAGAAAAAAAGAAATTATGGCAAAATACTAAAATAGTTCGTGCATTGAGTCGTATTCGAGCAGAGATAGCAAATCAAGATGGATGGATTTCTTTATCTATTTGTGAACAACGGCTAAAAACAGAGTACCCAGAAATAAAGCCTAATGATTATGGGTTTAAGAATATTCTGGAAATAATCAAAATATCTAATTTGTTTGAATTAAAAAAAACAAAATCCAAAAAACATAATAAATATAAAATTTATTTTCGGTTTTATCAAGAAACAAATGAAATTAGCTGA
- a CDS encoding P-aminobenzoate N-oxygenase AurF, translated as MEKTIHRKLQINHTRNKQQDHTALMDEAVTNFRYEDCQNEYWNPEEFSLLYGTPLWEQSSQHQRIILNQLYWVAYYSQIVSAEIATIFFNQTSAAGLYAQEDFRLICDTLDLESAQERSHINAFRTIAKQVEHALFGELIFTYPMRGPFTETMVYADTNALKTWWKKIQLQYFGLISANNTFLACQYFTVRGVRTLNGKLVQHKLSNYYQKHPHPEAAPIPAKVSYYHFMDESFHFNSSTIISHDVVTCLKPPTAFERLVANLGLLGCQRDHFHFSAAINGIFWYDPALYKKIYRVLRSPIFGMSDMDAKEMMRRCFTEESEGLQRSFSTHQEAMKSYQVYVEKLNYLWQRNRDMSLMATNSISLYLVTQKMAFQGFEKYSTDNWQ; from the coding sequence ATGGAAAAAACTATTCATCGTAAATTACAAATTAACCACACTCGCAACAAACAGCAAGACCATACTGCTTTAATGGATGAAGCTGTCACTAATTTTCGCTATGAGGATTGTCAAAACGAGTATTGGAACCCAGAGGAATTTTCCCTGTTATATGGTACACCTTTATGGGAACAGTCCAGCCAACATCAGCGTATAATTTTAAACCAACTTTACTGGGTCGCTTACTACTCACAAATTGTTTCTGCTGAAATTGCCACTATCTTTTTCAATCAAACCAGTGCAGCCGGACTTTACGCTCAAGAAGATTTTCGCTTAATCTGCGATACCTTAGATTTGGAATCCGCCCAAGAGCGATCGCACATTAACGCTTTCCGCACAATTGCCAAACAGGTTGAACATGCGTTGTTTGGGGAACTTATCTTTACCTACCCGATGCGCGGCCCCTTTACAGAAACGATGGTTTATGCTGACACCAATGCTCTAAAAACTTGGTGGAAAAAAATTCAACTTCAATACTTTGGGCTAATTTCTGCGAATAATACTTTTTTGGCTTGTCAGTATTTCACAGTTCGGGGAGTGCGGACGCTAAACGGCAAGTTAGTACAGCATAAACTCAGCAATTATTATCAAAAACATCCCCATCCTGAAGCCGCTCCCATTCCTGCTAAAGTCTCCTATTATCACTTCATGGATGAAAGTTTTCACTTCAATAGTTCGACTATTATATCTCACGATGTTGTCACTTGCCTGAAGCCACCGACTGCTTTTGAGCGACTGGTTGCTAATTTAGGATTGCTGGGATGTCAGCGCGATCATTTTCATTTTTCGGCTGCCATTAACGGGATTTTTTGGTACGATCCGGCGCTGTATAAGAAGATTTATCGGGTGTTGCGATCGCCTATTTTTGGCATGAGTGATATGGATGCTAAAGAAATGATGCGGCGTTGTTTTACGGAGGAGTCAGAAGGGTTACAGCGCAGTTTTTCAACTCATCAAGAGGCGATGAAATCTTATCAGGTGTATGTTGAAAAGCTCAATTATCTTTGGCAACGTAATCGGGATATGTCACTGATGGCTACTAATTCAATTTCTCTATATTTGGTAACTCAAAAAATGGCATTTCAAGGGTTTGAAAAGTATTCCACAGATAATTGGCAATGA
- a CDS encoding AAA family ATPase has protein sequence MLQRLYIHNFRCLENFELTIKGMPSALLIGKNGSGKSTTAYALEVLQKISRGTNRVGELVKQKDFTRGRSDVPIRFEIEVLLHEKLYKYILALELPEKFKELRVFEEQLLVSGDPIYSRKEAQVTLHTSSQNREAQFLVDWHLVALPVIQEQSETDPLRIFKTWLARMIILAPIPSLMTGDSNGDTLEPKRDGSNFGEWFSGLLSRYPAAYTQIVQYLLKVMPDIKDFLNELIGKDSKSMIVRFQENNANLSVDFEALSDGEKCFFLCAVVLAANESYGPLFCFWDEPDNYLAISEIGHFITSLRGSFRNVGQILVTSHNPEAIRKFSNENTFVLDRKSHLEPTLVRLLSDLSIQGDLVDTLIRGDIEL, from the coding sequence ATGCTCCAAAGACTGTATATACACAACTTCAGATGCCTAGAAAACTTTGAACTGACCATAAAGGGAATGCCATCTGCTCTCTTGATTGGAAAAAACGGTTCAGGTAAATCAACTACTGCTTATGCATTAGAGGTACTTCAGAAAATTAGTCGAGGTACAAATAGAGTTGGCGAACTTGTCAAGCAGAAGGATTTCACTCGTGGAAGGTCTGATGTTCCGATCCGGTTTGAAATAGAAGTATTACTTCACGAGAAATTATATAAATATATCCTTGCCTTAGAGTTGCCGGAAAAATTTAAAGAACTTCGAGTTTTTGAAGAACAACTGCTAGTTTCAGGAGATCCAATTTACTCTCGAAAAGAAGCTCAAGTCACTCTTCACACTAGCTCACAAAATCGTGAGGCTCAGTTCCTGGTGGATTGGCATCTTGTTGCTCTTCCAGTCATTCAGGAGCAATCAGAAACAGATCCGCTTCGGATTTTCAAGACTTGGCTTGCTCGTATGATCATTTTAGCCCCGATCCCAAGCTTAATGACAGGAGATTCCAACGGCGATACTTTAGAGCCAAAACGGGATGGTTCAAACTTCGGAGAGTGGTTTTCTGGGTTACTCAGTCGCTATCCTGCCGCCTACACACAGATTGTCCAATATCTCCTTAAAGTTATGCCTGATATTAAGGATTTTCTGAATGAATTAATCGGCAAAGACTCCAAAAGCATGATTGTTCGGTTTCAAGAAAATAATGCGAATTTGAGTGTTGACTTTGAAGCCTTGTCTGACGGGGAAAAATGCTTTTTTCTTTGTGCTGTTGTCTTAGCTGCCAACGAATCATACGGCCCACTTTTTTGTTTTTGGGACGAGCCTGACAACTATCTCGCCATATCAGAGATTGGACATTTTATAACATCACTGCGAGGCTCATTTAGAAATGTTGGCCAAATTTTAGTGACATCTCATAATCCTGAAGCAATCCGAAAGTTTTCAAATGAAAATACCTTTGTACTTGATCGAAAAAGCCACTTAGAGCCAACTTTGGTCAGATTGCTCAGTGATCTATCAATTCAAGGCGATCTTGTAGATACCTTGATTCGTGGCGATATAGAACTATGA
- a CDS encoding 2Fe-2S iron-sulfur cluster-binding protein — protein MSNFCKISFPGTDYPSLTLQLYQNLSEHLTIQNSPVLFGCRTGICGTCLVEVVGNISPPKPDEQEMLEMLAANHPHARLACQVDVTDNVEIRRNIGF, from the coding sequence ATGTCTAACTTTTGTAAGATATCTTTTCCAGGAACTGATTACCCTTCCCTGACTCTGCAACTATATCAAAATTTGTCTGAACATCTCACGATTCAGAATTCACCTGTTTTGTTTGGTTGTCGGACTGGTATTTGTGGCACTTGTTTGGTTGAGGTTGTTGGTAATATTTCTCCTCCTAAACCTGATGAGCAGGAAATGTTGGAGATGTTAGCAGCTAATCATCCTCATGCGCGGTTAGCTTGTCAGGTTGATGTTACAGATAATGTTGAAATTCGCAGGAATATTGGCTTCTGA
- a CDS encoding HNH endonuclease — protein sequence MRCYCLGVTDKTRKILWGRSGNRCAICKCELIMDASPNDDESIVGDECHIVAREAGGPRGDLTFPVDQLDSFSNLILLCKIHHKLVDDQPNEYPVDQLQRIKQEHLEYVRRGLELPIDWGLSEIPKEPLGAGVVEKKIGTLWSNYTNYPIAIEVVSFRGKLIAELIIYQDSLSPHSYELYQIDRDKYVIYYNYIHRADYGRARLIGANLDIDPDPPLTLKEVQIKFPELATEAGLSRTRFLEL from the coding sequence ATGAGGTGTTACTGCTTGGGCGTTACGGATAAAACAAGAAAAATTTTATGGGGACGTTCTGGAAATAGGTGTGCAATCTGTAAATGTGAGCTAATTATGGATGCTTCACCAAATGATGATGAATCTATAGTTGGTGATGAGTGTCACATTGTTGCAAGAGAAGCAGGTGGCCCACGTGGAGATTTAACTTTTCCTGTTGATCAACTAGATTCTTTCTCGAATTTGATTCTGCTTTGTAAAATACATCACAAATTAGTTGATGACCAACCAAATGAGTATCCAGTTGATCAATTACAGCGAATCAAACAGGAACATCTTGAATATGTACGCCGAGGTCTTGAACTTCCAATAGACTGGGGACTATCCGAAATACCTAAAGAACCTCTTGGTGCAGGTGTTGTTGAGAAAAAAATTGGTACACTCTGGTCTAATTATACAAACTACCCTATAGCGATTGAAGTGGTTAGCTTTAGAGGTAAGTTAATTGCTGAACTGATAATTTATCAAGATTCCCTCAGCCCACATTCTTATGAACTGTACCAAATTGATCGGGATAAATATGTCATATACTACAACTATATCCATCGCGCAGATTATGGACGTGCGAGATTAATAGGTGCAAATCTTGACATAGATCCAGATCCGCCTTTAACACTGAAAGAAGTACAGATAAAATTTCCAGAACTTGCAACAGAGGCGGGTTTGTCTCGAACTCGATTTCTAGAGCTTTAG
- a CDS encoding Mpo1-like protein — MININFNPKQKLRNRINSQITDHPFTDYWDIFILKHQHPINITLHILGILFFYSLLFYTWNLQNFWLLLGLPLTQLLGLTGHFLFERSHIDLQDAVFSWRASYCLGKMLFRILTGKYRDDIRQRQEILNNYLSNNYANIQ, encoded by the coding sequence ATGATTAATATCAATTTTAATCCTAAACAAAAACTAAGAAATAGAATTAATAGTCAAATTACAGATCATCCTTTTACAGACTATTGGGATATTTTTATTCTTAAACATCAACATCCAATTAATATTACTCTACACATTCTAGGAATATTGTTTTTTTACAGCTTACTCTTTTATACTTGGAATTTGCAAAATTTTTGGTTACTCTTAGGATTACCGTTAACTCAGTTGCTAGGATTAACTGGGCATTTTTTATTTGAGCGTAGCCATATTGATTTACAAGATGCTGTATTTTCTTGGCGGGCTTCTTATTGTTTAGGTAAAATGTTATTTAGAATTTTGACGGGTAAATATCGAGATGATATTCGCCAACGACAAGAAATATTAAATAATTATCTATCAAACAATTATGCAAATATTCAATAA
- a CDS encoding aromatic ring-hydroxylating dioxygenase subunit alpha, which translates to MASTNLQSNFNNPTQFLEGWYWTLPSKKLNPGKVKAITLLGRNLAIYRGVSSQVVAVDAYCPHMGAHLAEGKVEGDGIRCFFHNWKYDSRGICVDVPSLGKPLPVCIKTWHTAEKYGIIWVWVGEEKPSSSPFVPELEQADCDYILGTKFVKNCHPNVLLINAIDAYHFNTVHNLPLEIVFDSQNLNPNAISFSNTTRGGDDSWLIRLIRPLYRNEVTYSMCYWYGSTGTVTLGPDFLHFYIIFTLRMIEGGKTEGQTILVTPKRSGFWGWVLNRGLLWLTQQVGNYFAKGDTQVFQTIQFDLKTPTKADQSILEFIQHVNQQKALTWGTWDTINYPNIQTLSTPNPEHGFKT; encoded by the coding sequence ATGGCATCTACAAACCTACAATCAAACTTTAATAATCCAACTCAATTTCTAGAGGGATGGTACTGGACATTACCATCAAAAAAATTAAACCCTGGCAAAGTGAAAGCTATAACATTGCTAGGTAGAAATCTGGCAATTTATCGGGGAGTTAGTAGTCAGGTAGTCGCTGTAGATGCTTATTGTCCACACATGGGCGCTCATTTAGCAGAAGGTAAGGTAGAAGGTGATGGAATTCGTTGCTTTTTCCATAATTGGAAGTATGACAGTCGCGGAATTTGTGTAGATGTTCCTTCTCTCGGAAAACCGCTACCTGTGTGTATTAAAACTTGGCATACGGCAGAAAAATACGGCATAATTTGGGTTTGGGTAGGAGAAGAAAAGCCAAGTTCGTCGCCTTTTGTACCAGAATTAGAACAAGCAGATTGTGATTATATATTGGGGACTAAATTTGTCAAAAACTGCCATCCCAATGTCTTACTAATTAATGCGATTGATGCTTACCATTTCAATACAGTACACAATTTACCTTTAGAGATTGTATTTGATTCTCAAAACCTCAACCCCAACGCTATTAGCTTCAGTAATACTACACGTGGAGGGGATGATTCTTGGTTAATTCGCCTGATTCGTCCTCTATATCGCAACGAAGTTACTTATAGTATGTGTTACTGGTATGGCAGCACTGGCACTGTGACGCTAGGCCCAGATTTTCTGCACTTCTACATTATATTTACACTGCGAATGATAGAAGGTGGGAAAACTGAAGGGCAAACAATTCTTGTCACTCCCAAGCGTTCGGGATTTTGGGGATGGGTTTTAAATCGTGGTTTGTTATGGTTAACTCAGCAGGTTGGTAATTACTTTGCAAAAGGGGATACGCAGGTATTTCAGACAATTCAGTTTGATTTGAAGACTCCTACTAAAGCAGATCAGTCTATTCTAGAATTTATTCAGCACGTTAATCAACAAAAAGCTTTAACCTGGGGAACTTGGGACACTATTAATTATCCAAATATTCAAACCCTATCAACACCTAACCCTGAACATGGATTCAAAACATAA
- a CDS encoding aromatic ring-hydroxylating dioxygenase subunit alpha, translated as MQIFNNWNVIAKGWYIACPSHEIPKKTAKSVEVCGYKIAIFRGEDGQVRALDAYCPHLGTDLGIGKVDGNWIRCAFHHWAFDETGFCQNIPCQSEIPTQAKLQAYATEEKYGFIWIYPDAKAPERVVYFDELKGKEIVAKADMAFERSCHHHICMMNGIDAQHLKTIHHLDIKMDLSLHRSELGTQIDFTMQGKFPQTTFREKLGQRFLGSTYQYSMRYAHGCIGLLTMMKDVRLFPPLFMIYAYTPIAPERTRIQPIYVTEKRKGIVGYLLSQFLLFCTRLAYYMLRDEDGKIYDNIRFNPTLLLSIDRPLAEYMEYVNQLKPSRWSKNRGVE; from the coding sequence ATGCAAATATTCAATAATTGGAATGTAATTGCTAAGGGTTGGTATATTGCCTGTCCTAGTCATGAAATCCCTAAAAAAACAGCAAAATCTGTAGAAGTATGCGGTTATAAAATTGCTATTTTTAGAGGTGAAGATGGGCAAGTACGAGCTTTAGATGCTTACTGCCCTCATTTGGGAACAGATTTAGGAATTGGGAAGGTTGATGGTAATTGGATTCGTTGTGCATTTCATCATTGGGCATTTGATGAAACAGGGTTTTGTCAAAATATTCCCTGTCAATCAGAAATTCCTACTCAAGCTAAATTGCAAGCTTATGCAACAGAAGAAAAGTATGGATTTATCTGGATTTATCCAGATGCTAAAGCACCAGAGAGAGTGGTTTATTTTGATGAATTGAAGGGAAAAGAAATTGTTGCAAAAGCTGATATGGCATTTGAAAGAAGTTGCCATCATCATATTTGTATGATGAATGGGATTGATGCTCAACATTTAAAAACAATTCATCATTTAGACATCAAAATGGATTTGTCGCTACATCGCAGCGAATTAGGAACACAAATTGACTTTACAATGCAGGGAAAATTCCCTCAAACTACATTTCGAGAAAAGTTAGGTCAAAGATTTCTTGGTTCTACATATCAGTATTCAATGCGTTATGCTCATGGTTGCATTGGTTTGTTAACAATGATGAAGGATGTCAGGCTTTTTCCGCCACTGTTTATGATATATGCTTATACTCCAATTGCACCGGAAAGAACGAGAATTCAACCGATTTATGTAACTGAAAAGCGTAAAGGCATTGTGGGATATTTGCTGAGTCAGTTTTTGCTATTCTGTACGCGCTTGGCTTACTATATGCTCAGGGATGAGGATGGTAAGATTTACGACAATATTCGCTTTAATCCAACATTACTCCTTAGTATCGATCGTCCATTAGCTGAATATATGGAGTATGTAAATCAGCTAAAACCGTCTCGATGGTCAAAAAATAGGGGTGTAGAATAG
- a CDS encoding amidohydrolase family protein: protein MLDLLIQNGLIFDGLGSPPVRGDIGIQNGQIVTLAPSLTTLAREVVDASGLWVTPGFIDIHTHYDLELEIAPGLSESVRHGVTSVVIGNCSLSVAIAEPQILADIFQRVETLSHRLIAKWLQKSVSWQTPAEYLQHLQQLPLGPNVAPMFGHSALRAHVMGLERSLTVQPTKFELNLMQRIARDAIDAGFIGISIDMFPWHRMSGEWQGCTIPSQHAKFKEYAMLSDLCRRCDRVFQVTPNLQRLASFVEILRMGSGIGQKPLRLTVLSALDAVHDRNLWRIFSPLLFIWNRLLNGNVRFQTLTEPFTIYSDGSVTPLFEEFSTGAQLNGCQSREERQQLWASEIFRRQFRKEWLSKRHKSFHRQLDLMEVIHCPEASWQGLSFAKIARQKQQEPVDLFIYALQKYDTDLRWVATGANDRLKPRLAMMQHPYILPGFTDAGAHVRNLGYYDGALSLLKQAVATKFLSPEAAICRVTGEPAGWFGLDTGVLKVGAKADIVLLDPNALNQPISPQVQISDPVLDGEPRMVKRGSDEIVQGVYINGVRVVCQGKVSDRLGREKLGTVLFSC from the coding sequence ATGTTAGATTTGCTGATTCAAAACGGGTTAATTTTCGATGGCTTAGGCTCTCCACCTGTTCGCGGAGATATTGGCATTCAAAACGGACAGATTGTCACCCTTGCGCCCTCCTTAACTACCCTAGCGCGTGAAGTGGTTGATGCTTCTGGGTTATGGGTGACACCTGGATTTATAGATATCCATACTCATTACGATTTAGAGTTAGAAATTGCACCAGGATTGAGCGAATCAGTTCGTCATGGTGTTACCAGCGTGGTTATTGGTAACTGTAGCTTGTCTGTTGCGATCGCAGAACCCCAAATCCTGGCTGATATTTTTCAGAGGGTAGAGACACTTTCCCATCGGCTGATTGCAAAATGGCTACAAAAGTCGGTTTCCTGGCAGACACCAGCAGAATATTTACAGCATTTGCAACAGTTACCCCTTGGCCCCAATGTTGCCCCAATGTTTGGACACAGTGCTTTACGCGCTCATGTGATGGGATTAGAACGCAGCTTAACTGTTCAGCCGACAAAATTTGAATTAAATCTTATGCAGCGTATAGCCAGAGATGCAATAGATGCTGGCTTTATTGGCATTTCTATTGATATGTTTCCCTGGCATCGGATGAGTGGAGAATGGCAAGGCTGCACAATTCCCTCTCAACACGCGAAATTTAAAGAATATGCAATGTTGTCAGATTTGTGTCGTCGGTGCGATCGCGTTTTTCAAGTCACACCCAACTTACAACGACTTGCTTCCTTTGTAGAGATTCTGCGTATGGGTTCAGGGATTGGACAAAAACCACTGCGGCTAACTGTCCTCTCAGCCTTAGATGCCGTACACGATCGCAACCTATGGCGAATATTTTCCCCTCTACTTTTTATTTGGAATCGGCTTCTAAATGGGAATGTGCGCTTTCAAACCCTAACTGAACCCTTCACCATTTACTCAGATGGATCTGTGACTCCCTTATTTGAAGAATTTTCCACAGGCGCACAACTCAATGGTTGTCAGTCACGAGAAGAAAGACAACAACTATGGGCATCGGAAATATTTCGTCGTCAGTTTCGTAAAGAATGGCTCAGTAAACGGCATAAATCATTCCATCGCCAGTTAGATTTGATGGAAGTTATTCACTGTCCCGAAGCAAGTTGGCAAGGCTTAAGTTTTGCCAAAATTGCTCGTCAAAAGCAACAAGAACCAGTAGATTTATTTATCTACGCATTACAAAAATACGATACAGATTTACGCTGGGTAGCCACAGGAGCAAACGATCGCCTAAAACCCCGTTTAGCGATGATGCAGCATCCTTATATTTTGCCTGGTTTTACCGATGCTGGCGCTCACGTGCGTAATCTGGGCTACTATGATGGAGCTTTGTCTTTGCTAAAACAAGCTGTGGCAACGAAATTCCTTTCACCAGAAGCTGCGATTTGCCGAGTTACCGGAGAACCTGCTGGTTGGTTTGGTCTTGATACGGGAGTTCTGAAAGTTGGTGCAAAAGCGGATATAGTTTTACTCGATCCCAATGCTTTAAATCAGCCAATTAGCCCGCAAGTGCAGATATCAGATCCAGTTTTAGATGGTGAACCTCGGATGGTTAAGCGCGGTTCAGATGAAATTGTGCAAGGAGTTTATATTAATGGAGTTCGGGTTGTTTGTCAGGGGAAAGTGAGCGATCGCTTGGGGCGTGAAAAGTTGGGAACTGTTTTGTTTTCTTGTTGA
- a CDS encoding ferritin-like domain-containing protein — protein sequence MDSKHNIVGFNLPHTDSDDRLRRILTAALPNKNNHANYSQLNYWDADFFNLHRVQIFQKSNITEQSAILELANRSLLEESYLIEKAGVGYMAKMVLLAETVEERMLYGLFTSDEATHLHQISHFLPEMEVTSMNDPFLRLLSEVVESADKTVLLFVLQVVLEGWGLSHYRRLAKECRHPVLAELFSSFLQSESRHHATGTTLFNQTSVSAFSQTTILDVLAQFLFMVQVGPQSLLAAIEQVKGHLTRSQKIQILEELDTETHSGTRLQILRSLMGGKSAQFILQTLEERGAFQPLPAHQCV from the coding sequence ATGGATTCAAAACATAACATTGTTGGTTTTAATCTGCCACACACAGATTCTGATGATCGTTTACGACGGATATTAACAGCAGCATTACCTAATAAAAATAATCATGCTAATTACTCACAATTAAATTATTGGGATGCTGATTTTTTCAACTTACATCGAGTACAAATTTTTCAAAAATCTAATATTACTGAACAATCTGCTATTCTGGAACTTGCCAACCGCAGTTTGTTAGAAGAATCATATTTGATTGAGAAAGCAGGCGTTGGCTACATGGCAAAAATGGTATTGTTAGCAGAAACAGTTGAAGAACGAATGCTTTATGGATTGTTTACATCTGATGAAGCTACCCACCTTCACCAAATTAGCCATTTTTTACCAGAAATGGAAGTAACTAGCATGAACGATCCATTTTTGCGCTTACTATCAGAAGTGGTTGAAAGTGCAGATAAAACAGTTTTGTTATTTGTACTGCAAGTCGTTTTAGAAGGATGGGGTTTAAGCCATTATCGACGTTTAGCTAAGGAATGCCGCCATCCAGTTTTAGCAGAACTTTTTTCCAGTTTTTTACAATCTGAATCCCGTCATCACGCTACGGGAACCACCTTGTTTAATCAAACTTCTGTTTCAGCATTCAGTCAAACAACAATTCTCGATGTATTGGCACAGTTTTTGTTTATGGTACAGGTGGGGCCGCAAAGCTTACTAGCAGCAATTGAACAAGTAAAAGGACATCTGACGCGATCGCAAAAAATCCAAATTTTAGAAGAACTGGATACTGAAACCCATAGCGGGACACGATTACAAATATTGCGATCGCTCATGGGAGGAAAATCAGCCCAGTTTATCCTGCAAACCTTGGAAGAACGCGGAGCCTTTCAACCCCTCCCCGCCCATCAATGTGTGTAA